Proteins from one Pseudomonas sp. KBS0710 genomic window:
- the rsd gene encoding sigma D regulator: MLESCQNAQERWGGVHKLIDSWLKARHDLVRAFDALGAKPEALAENREPLQDFCAVLVDYVSAGHFGIYEQLTKEAEAFDDQRGLELAETIYPRIDVITEKLLAFTDLCDAGNCVAEKFKELGALLHERFELEDCLIEVLHNAHNEESAAQA, from the coding sequence ATGCTGGAAAGTTGTCAGAATGCTCAGGAACGCTGGGGTGGAGTGCACAAGCTGATCGACAGCTGGTTGAAGGCACGTCACGATCTGGTTCGAGCCTTTGATGCTCTTGGCGCCAAGCCCGAGGCACTGGCTGAGAATCGCGAACCGTTGCAGGATTTTTGCGCTGTCCTGGTGGACTACGTGTCAGCGGGCCATTTTGGTATCTACGAGCAACTGACCAAGGAAGCGGAAGCTTTTGATGATCAGCGTGGCCTTGAACTGGCAGAGACGATCTACCCGCGTATTGATGTGATCACCGAGAAGCTGCTGGCCTTCACCGATCTGTGTGATGCCGGCAATTGTGTTGCTGAAAAATTCAAAGAATTGGGCGCGCTGTTGCATGAGCGCTTCGAGTTGGAAGACTGCCTGATCGAAGTACTGCACAACGCTCACAACGAAGAGTCGGCCGCCCAGGCTTGA
- a CDS encoding FKBP-type peptidyl-prolyl cis-trans isomerase: MSRYLFLVLGLAIGVANAGEQSPSKTTVQDPHDLAYSLGASLGERLRQQVPDLQIQALLDGLKQAYQGKPLALDDARIEQILAQHEAQNAADAEVPQSEKALAAEQQFLAKEKAGSGVRELADGILLTELAPGNGSKPLATDEVQVNYVGRLPDGTVFDKSTQPQWFRLDSVISGWSSALQQMPAGAKWRLVIPSAQAYGADGAGELIPPYTPLVFEIELLGSRH; the protein is encoded by the coding sequence ATGTCGCGTTATCTTTTTTTAGTGCTGGGCTTGGCGATTGGTGTGGCCAATGCAGGCGAACAATCGCCGTCCAAAACTACTGTTCAAGACCCACACGACCTTGCCTACAGTTTGGGTGCAAGCCTCGGCGAGCGCTTGCGCCAGCAGGTGCCCGACCTGCAGATCCAAGCCCTGCTCGATGGCCTCAAGCAAGCCTACCAGGGCAAGCCATTGGCGCTGGATGATGCACGCATCGAACAGATCCTCGCCCAACACGAAGCACAAAACGCAGCCGACGCCGAGGTTCCACAAAGCGAAAAAGCGCTGGCTGCCGAACAGCAATTTTTAGCCAAGGAAAAAGCCGGCAGCGGCGTGCGTGAACTGGCAGATGGCATCCTGCTCACCGAACTGGCGCCCGGCAACGGCAGCAAACCGTTGGCGACTGATGAGGTGCAAGTCAATTACGTAGGACGGCTGCCCGATGGGACCGTTTTCGACAAGAGCACACAGCCCCAATGGTTTCGCCTGGACAGTGTGATCAGCGGCTGGAGCAGCGCGCTGCAGCAGATGCCGGCAGGCGCGAAATGGCGCTTGGTCATTCCCTCGGCTCAGGCCTATGGCGCCGACGGTGCGGGTGAGTTGATCCCGCCGTATACGCCACTGGTATTCGAGATCGAATTGCTCGGCTCTCGCCACTGA
- a CDS encoding AlgP family protein, which produces MSAKQKPVNTPLHLLQQLSGSLLEHLESACSQALADAEKLLAKLEKQRGKAQEKLHKSRTKLQDAATAGKAKAQAKAKDAVKELEDLLDALKDRQAETRTYISQLKKDAQESLKLAQGVGRVKEAVAKVLGARTPAKAAASKAPAKAAAKPAAKAAAAKPAAKPAAKTAAAKPAAKPVAKTAAAKPAAKPAAKTAAAKPAAKPAAKTAAAKPAAKPAAKTAAAKPAAKPAAKTAAAKPAAKPAAKTAAAKPAAKPAAKTAAAKPAAKPVAKTAAAKPAAKPVAKTAAAKPAAKPVAKTAAAKPAAKAAAKTAAAKPAAKPAAKPAAAKPVAKPAAKPAAAKPAAKPAAKPAAAKPAVKPAAKPAAAKPAAAKPAPAKPATPAAAPAAPAASSAPTASASSTPAPVAPSTTPTSAS; this is translated from the coding sequence ATGTCGGCCAAACAGAAGCCTGTTAATACCCCGTTGCATTTACTCCAACAACTTTCGGGCAGCTTGCTCGAACATCTGGAAAGCGCCTGTTCCCAAGCGTTGGCCGATGCAGAAAAACTGCTCGCCAAGCTGGAAAAACAACGCGGTAAAGCGCAAGAAAAGCTGCACAAATCCCGCACCAAACTGCAAGACGCCGCGACTGCCGGCAAAGCCAAGGCACAAGCCAAAGCCAAAGACGCCGTCAAAGAACTTGAGGACTTGCTGGACGCTCTCAAGGATCGCCAAGCTGAAACCCGCACTTACATTTCTCAACTCAAAAAAGATGCTCAGGAAAGCCTGAAACTGGCCCAGGGCGTTGGTCGAGTGAAAGAAGCTGTGGCCAAAGTATTGGGCGCCCGTACCCCGGCAAAAGCTGCCGCGTCGAAAGCTCCAGCCAAGGCTGCGGCCAAGCCAGCTGCTAAAGCTGCTGCTGCAAAACCAGCCGCCAAGCCAGCTGCTAAAACTGCTGCTGCCAAACCAGCCGCCAAGCCAGTTGCTAAAACCGCTGCTGCCAAACCAGCCGCCAAGCCAGCTGCTAAAACTGCTGCTGCCAAACCAGCCGCCAAGCCAGCTGCTAAAACCGCTGCTGCGAAACCAGCCGCCAAGCCAGCTGCTAAAACTGCTGCTGCGAAACCAGCCGCCAAGCCAGCTGCTAAAACCGCTGCTGCGAAACCAGCCGCCAAGCCAGCTGCTAAAACCGCTGCTGCGAAACCAGCCGCCAAGCCAGCTGCTAAAACTGCTGCTGCGAAACCAGCCGCCAAGCCAGTTGCTAAAACTGCTGCTGCCAAACCAGCCGCCAAGCCAGTTGCCAAAACCGCTGCTGCGAAACCAGCCGCCAAGCCAGTTGCTAAAACCGCTGCTGCGAAACCAGCCGCCAAGGCAGCGGCTAAAACCGCTGCTGCAAAACCAGCTGCCAAGCCAGCGGCTAAACCTGCTGCTGCGAAGCCAGTTGCCAAGCCGGCTGCTAAACCTGCTGCTGCCAAACCAGCTGCCAAGCCGGCGGCTAAACCTGCTGCTGCGAAACCAGCGGTCAAGCCAGCAGCTAAACCGGCTGCTGCAAAGCCAGCTGCTGCCAAGCCTGCCCCGGCCAAGCCAGCAACTCCGGCAGCCGCGCCTGCCGCCCCGGCAGCGTCCAGCGCTCCAACTGCATCGGCCAGCAGCACTCCTGCACCGGTAGCGCCAAGCACCACCCCAACCAGCGCTTCCTAA
- a CDS encoding TIGR02444 family protein: MCADLWSFALSIYARPGCEAACLRLQEQGADVCLLLCGAWLERRSVALEPGRIEALQQLARPWQQAVVEPLRQIRRQWRTMAQQDVPLAALRERVKALELEAERELLARLEVLTQAWPTGEESQPKWLEGLATEAANLDHDALQQLRVAATRT, encoded by the coding sequence ATGTGCGCTGACCTGTGGAGCTTTGCCCTTTCGATTTACGCCCGCCCCGGGTGCGAAGCCGCTTGCCTGCGCTTGCAGGAACAAGGCGCGGATGTGTGCCTGTTGCTGTGTGGTGCGTGGCTGGAGCGGCGCAGTGTAGCGCTTGAACCTGGGCGCATTGAGGCACTGCAGCAGCTTGCCCGGCCATGGCAGCAGGCGGTGGTCGAACCGTTGCGACAGATACGCAGGCAATGGCGAACCATGGCGCAACAGGATGTGCCTCTGGCAGCGTTACGCGAGCGAGTCAAAGCTCTGGAGTTGGAGGCCGAACGGGAATTGCTAGCGCGCCTGGAAGTGTTGACACAGGCATGGCCGACTGGGGAAGAGAGTCAGCCGAAATGGCTGGAAGGCTTGGCGACCGAAGCCGCCAACCTTGACCACGACGCGCTGCAGCAGCTGCGCGTCGCGGCCACCCGCACTTAG